One part of the Arthrobacter tumbae genome encodes these proteins:
- a CDS encoding cellulase family glycosylhydrolase, which yields MQPFRRGITLVVVSLFLLIGLPVPANAASGFYISNGRLYDANGAEFVMRGINHPHAWFPWETGAFEEISNLGANTIRVVLSNGDVFNRTTTTQVQQAVNQCKTHKLVCVLEVHDTTGYGDTDGNAPAGAATLSRAVDYWKSMVGILKGQERYVIINIGNEAYGNQGSNKVYNWTKDSVSAVKAMRAAGFTHTLMVDAPNWGQDWTNTMKEDGGLVLQADPLRNTMLSVHMYGVYQDAGKIAEYLDHFIRWNKWPIVIGEFGHEQGGQNVNEGAIMTAAQERGVGYIGWSYSGNSGGDETLDIVRNFDPAQLTWWGQQLLYHPAGINNTSRKASVY from the coding sequence GTGCAACCATTCCGAAGAGGTATCACCCTAGTAGTTGTTAGCCTTTTCCTCCTCATAGGCTTGCCCGTTCCAGCGAACGCGGCATCCGGTTTCTACATCAGCAACGGCCGGTTATACGACGCGAACGGTGCGGAGTTCGTGATGCGTGGAATCAATCACCCACATGCATGGTTCCCTTGGGAAACCGGAGCTTTCGAAGAAATCTCGAACCTCGGCGCGAACACCATCCGGGTAGTCCTCTCGAATGGGGACGTGTTCAACCGGACCACAACGACACAGGTGCAGCAAGCGGTGAATCAGTGCAAAACACACAAGCTTGTGTGCGTGCTGGAAGTACACGACACCACAGGATATGGCGACACCGACGGAAACGCCCCAGCTGGCGCGGCGACCCTTTCCCGCGCCGTCGACTACTGGAAGAGTATGGTCGGCATTCTCAAAGGGCAAGAACGGTACGTGATTATCAACATCGGTAACGAAGCGTATGGAAATCAGGGCAGTAATAAGGTTTACAACTGGACCAAGGATTCGGTCTCTGCCGTAAAGGCAATGCGGGCCGCCGGTTTCACTCACACGCTGATGGTCGACGCACCCAATTGGGGGCAAGACTGGACTAACACGATGAAGGAGGATGGCGGCCTTGTCCTGCAAGCCGACCCGCTTCGAAATACCATGCTTTCGGTGCACATGTATGGGGTTTACCAGGATGCAGGCAAGATCGCAGAGTATCTTGATCACTTTATTCGCTGGAACAAGTGGCCGATCGTCATAGGCGAGTTTGGGCATGAACAAGGCGGCCAGAACGTCAATGAGGGAGCGATCATGACCGCTGCCCAGGAACGCGGCGTCGGCTACATCGGATGGTCGTACTCCGGTAACAGTGGCGGCGACGAGACGCTCGACATTGTCCGCAACTTTGACCCGGCCCAGTTGACCTGGTGGGGGCAGCAGTTGCTCTATCATCCAGCCGGGATCAACAACACCTCCCGTAAAGCTTCCGTGTACTAG
- a CDS encoding LacI family DNA-binding transcriptional regulator, whose protein sequence is MHTKSDPHDRDVTRSKSIGLSLRRTSEILRAEPFYHEFIAGLEVAMRSSNYSVLLQILPDMDAELRTYERWRIEGHVDAVILVDLLPDDMRLRKVRELGLPAVAISDPASADKLTSIWTEDDAAMRDAVNLLQGLGHRCLGHVGGPPEMAHSRIREESLRHSCEELGMQYSSCSGDYSEEAGYRGTAALIGESAPTAIIFDNDLMTLGGLRAAQESGLNIPKDLSLLAWDDSALCELSEPPLSAMSHDVLAIGELAGAAVLEAIAGAPAVEIQAPRVTIIQRGTTAQPRLERPIE, encoded by the coding sequence TTGCACACAAAATCTGACCCACATGATCGTGATGTCACAAGGAGCAAGTCAATCGGATTGTCGCTGAGGCGCACATCCGAAATTCTCCGCGCCGAACCTTTTTACCATGAGTTCATAGCCGGGCTTGAGGTGGCGATGCGCTCTTCTAACTATTCGGTGCTGCTGCAAATACTGCCTGATATGGACGCTGAGCTTCGGACCTACGAACGGTGGAGGATCGAAGGACATGTCGACGCCGTGATTCTTGTGGATCTTTTACCAGATGACATGCGGCTGCGGAAGGTGCGAGAACTGGGCCTGCCAGCGGTGGCAATTAGCGATCCTGCATCAGCTGATAAGTTGACCTCCATTTGGACTGAGGACGATGCCGCAATGCGGGACGCGGTAAACCTACTTCAAGGCTTAGGCCACCGATGTCTGGGGCATGTTGGCGGGCCGCCGGAAATGGCTCATTCGCGGATCCGCGAGGAGTCCCTGCGACACAGTTGCGAGGAACTCGGGATGCAATACAGTTCGTGTTCCGGGGATTATTCGGAGGAAGCTGGATACCGCGGGACTGCTGCCTTGATCGGTGAATCCGCACCCACTGCCATCATCTTCGACAATGATCTTATGACCCTTGGAGGATTGAGAGCTGCACAGGAGTCGGGACTAAACATTCCCAAGGACCTCTCTCTGCTGGCTTGGGATGATTCGGCACTGTGCGAGCTCTCGGAACCTCCGCTGTCGGCAATGAGTCATGATGTGCTTGCGATAGGTGAACTGGCGGGCGCCGCGGTCCTGGAAGCTATAGCTGGAGCTCCGGCTGTAGAAATCCAAGCACCGAGGGTGACGATCATTCAGCGGGGGACGACAGCCCAGCCCAGATTGGAGCGTCCTATCGAATAG